The genomic DNA TTCCACTCCTATTATTATACCGAATTTTTCTGCCTCATCTGCCAGCTCTCTTATAGTTCTCTTCACTGTCTGAAAAGCTTTCTCACTATGATTATCTTCATGATAAGAAAAATCCCTGTTATAAGAGCCTGTTTCACTTCCTACTATCTTAGCTCCAAATGTAGAAGCATATCTTATATACTCTTTAAATTTATCTATACAATGTCTTCTAAACTCCTCATCAGGATCCACCATATTAAAATAACAGCTTAAAACTGCCACATGAATATTCTTCTCAGAAAGTGCATTTCGTATATAATTTCCAAATCCCGGACTCAAATTTCCAAGATCAGAATTAATTGTTTCAAAGCTTTTCGGCAAAGCCAGCTGTACATTTTTAAAACCTTTTGCTGATATTTTTTCAGCCAGCTCCTCTGCACTAACTGCTGTAAAATCATGTGCTCTGATTCCTAAATTCATTATCTCTCCTGACTATGCAAAAACTTTAATTCATATTATATCATCATAAAAAGTCCCTGCATCCCATATTATCAATTTATAATAAATACTTTTCCCAAATATGTTAAACTCCTGAATATGCTAAAAATCCTCCGTCTATCGGTATTATTACTCCTGTAACAAAGCCCGAAGCCTTTGGTTCTATCAGCCAAAGTAATGTTCCTGTTAATTCTTCCGGTTCCCCGAATCTTCCCATTGGTGTCTGTGAAATTATTTTTTCTGCTCTTTCTGAATATGATCCGTCAGTATTTCTGAGCAGTGCTTTATTCTGATTAGTTTCAAAAAATCCCGGAGCCATAGCATTTACTCTTATCCCTGATTTTGAAAAATGTACTGCCAGCCACTGTGTAAAATTAGATATAGCAGCTTTTGCACCTGAGTATGCCGGTATTTTTGTAAGCGGTGTGAATGCATTCATAGATGATACATTTATTATGCTGCTCTCTTTATTTCCAGTCATATCCTTTGCGAAAACCTGAGTAGTCAGCAATGTCCCTATAAAATTCAGGTCAAATACGAATTTTATACCCTCCGGATCCAGATCGAAGAAAGTCATTATATCCTCTTTATCCAGATCACCGTCTTCAAAGTATTCCTTGCTTGTATTTCCCTTAGGGTGGTTTCCGCCTGCTCCGTTTATCAGAATATCACATTTTCCCATTTTTTCATTTACTGTCTTTTTTGCTTCTTTCAGGCTGTTTATATCCAGGACATTAGCCTGTACGCCTAAAGCCCTTCCGCCGCTTTTATTTATTTCATCTGCAACAGCATCTGCCGCTTCTTTTTTCAAATCCAAAACTGCTACTTTAGCACCGCATGCAGCCAGAGCTTTCGCAAATACCGCACACAGTATTCCGCCTCCTCCTGTAACCACTGCTACTTTATTTTCCAGATTTATTTTAAAAGGAACCTGCATTTTGATCTCCTTTCCTATATTTGTATTTAAAATTTTATGTTTCAAAATATTTTACTGCCGAAGCCGCCGTATTTGCTTGACTGGTTAATTATAAAAATCTTCCTGTCGGGATAGGCACTCCGGCAAATCAAGTTTAATATACTTCAATTAATTTTAGTACCCTGTATCATTTAAATTCTGAGAAACAAAAATAAAACTGATGTTCAGGCACCCTTATACTATCTGATTTTATAATAAGAATACCTCTCTCTTTATATTCCTCCTATCCTAGCATCCTTTTTCCAGAGTTTCCCATATTCCCAGAATGTACACTGCTCCAAGAGCTCTGTCATATAATCCGTAACCCGGTCTTCCTGTTTCTCCCCAGATCATTCTTCCGTGATCCGGTCTGGCATAACCGGTAAAGCCTGTTTCTTTGTATGCTTTTAATATCTCCACAAAATCCAGCGAACCATATTTTGACATATGGGCGCTTTCCTGAAAACTTCTGTCATCTATTATTTTTATATTTCTTAAATGTGCAAAATGAATCTTTTTACCAAATCTTCTTATCATTCCCGGCATATCATTGTCTCTTGCCACTCCAAGTGAGCCTGTACATAGTGTAAGTCCGTTATATTCACTGTCATAAAGCTTAAGAAATCTGTCTATATTCTCCTCATTTGTTATAATTCTGGGAAGTCCGAAGATAGGCCACGGCGGATCATCAGGATGTATTGCCATCTTTACTTTTACTTCCTCAGCTACCGGAATTATTTGTTCAAGAAAATATTTCAGATTATTCCATAAATCTTCTTCAGATATCTCCTTATATTTATCCAGTATCGCATTCAGTTCTTCTTTTTGGTAACTTGCATCCCATCCGGGAAGAGAAAGTTCACCCTTTCTCGGATCCATCTTTTCTATTTCATCTCTGTAATAAACAAGGGCAGTAGAACCATCAGGAAGTTTATAATCCAGATTTGATCTTGTCCAGTCAAAAACCGGCATAAAATTATAGCAGATGACCTCTACTCCTGCTTTAGCAAGATTTCTTATATTTTCTTTATAATTTTCTATATATTTCTCTCTTGAAGGAAGTCCCATCTTAATATCTTCATGTACGGGAACACTTTCTATTACCTTCATTTCCAGATTTTTTACATTTACCTCTTCTTTTAGTTCTGTTATTTTATCAAGAGGCCACACCTCACCTACAGGAATATCATAAATCGCAGTTACCACTCCTGTCATCCCCGGTATCTGACTTATATATTCCAAAGAAACAGGATCAGTCTTTCCGTACCATCTAAACGTCATCTTCATATTATTATTTCCTCCTGTTATTATTTCAATCCGCTTGTCGATACACCTTCCACGAAATATTTTTGTGCCGAGAAGAATATTACTATAGAAGGTACCAGAGCTATTACAGCCATTGCCATTACCTGATTCCACTGTACTACCGCACTGTTGTCCATTGACATTTTTAATGCTATGGACACAGGATATTTTTCTACACTTGATATATAGATTAAAGGCCCCATAAAATCATTCATTGACCATATAAACTGAAATAAAGCCACAGAAATTAAAGCTGGTTTTAGTATAGGAACCAATATATAAATCAATGTTTGAAAACTGTTGCATCCATCTATTTTCGCAGCCTCTTCCAATTCTATAGGAAGTCCTCTCAAAAATTGTACCAGCATAAATACAAAGAATGTATCAGTAGCAAGTAATGAAGGAATTATTAACGGAAGATATGTATCCAGCCATCCTATCTGTCTGTACATTATATACTGAGGTATATTAAGAACTATAGTCGGCAGTAATAATGTCCCGATCAGTATTGAAAACAGAAATTTTTTCCCGGGTATTTTAAATCTTGCGAACCCATATGCTGCCAGTGTACACGAAATAAGTGTAAGTATCACCTTAGGTACTACTATGGCAAATGTATTCATGAAGTATTTCGTAAAAGTATACTCTGTTGATGTCTTCCATCCGTTTATATACCCTGTAACATCGAATTTTTTAGGTATAATTCCCACCGAAGAAAATATTTCGTTATTTTCTTTGAATGATGCCCCTATAAGCCATAACAGGGGATATATCATAAGCAGTCCTACCACGATCAGTATAATATACTTAATTGCTGCATCTGCTGTTTTTTTCGTTTTACTTTTGCTTCTTCCTACGCTCTCCATTAATTATTACCTCCATCCTCATAGTATACCCAGTATTTTTGTGATTTAAAGACTATTGCAGTACAAACCATTATGATTATAAAGAAAAACCATGCCAGTGCACTTGCATACCCCATATTAAAGTATCTGAATGAGTTGTCATAAATCAGTAATGAGTACAGGTATGTCGAATTTAAAGGTCCTCCCTTTGTTATTATGTAAGGTGCGTTAAATTCCTGAAATGCATTCAGCATCTGCATTATGAAGTTAAAGAATATTACCGGTGTCAGCAAAGGGAATGTAATACTGAAAAACATTCTTACCTTTGATGCTCCGTCTATTCTTGCAGCTTCATAAAGCGTATTCGGTATATTTTTTAACGCTGCAAGAAATATTACCATTGATGAACCAAACTGCCACACACTCAAAAGTCCTATAGTAAATAAAGCATACTTCTGATCTCCCATCCAGCTTGCCGTAGGCAGATGAAGCATCTTAAGCATAATATTTACCAATCCGTTATCTGCAAACAAGAATCGCCATAATACAGATATCGCTACACTTCCCCCCAGTATTGACGGAAGATAATATGCTGTTCTGAAAATCCCCACTCCTTTTATCTTAAAATTAAGTATACTTGCTATAAACAATGCAAAAGCCAGTTTCAGAGGAACTGTTACTATTACGTATTTTATAGTATTCAAAAGGGATTTTATAAATAATTCGTCCTTAAACATCTCCACATAATTTTCTATTCCAATAAACTGCGGGCTTGATATTAGATCATATCTTGTAAAGCTTAAAAACAGCGATAACCCGAAAGGAAATATTTTTAACAGTAATATTCCCAATATCCACGGTAGTATGTATAATAATCCCACATTAATTTTATTTTTCATATCCGCCTCTTTTCATAATTATTCAATGTAATGCTATATTTACAATTAACAGCACTACCTTGTCATTTGTTCCAATAATTTTGTCAATTCTGTATACATCTGTTCTCCTGCCTGTTCAGGTGTTATTTCGTTGTAATCCAGTTTTTGTGTAATTACCAGACCAAGCTGTCTTGTTCTTTCATCTTCTATATAAGGGCTTTTTTTAGGTCCGGCAAAATTAAGGGCTTTTGTAAGTCCCTCTGCAACAGGTCCTGTAGTAAGACCTTCTTTTTCCAATTCAGCATAAGCACTCTTATTCAAAGGAATTCCCCTTACAGTCCCTAATATTTTGGCTGCCTCAGGATCAGACAGAAGGAAATTCAAAAATTTTGCTGCTTCTTTGGGATGCTTTGTATTTTTATTTATCGCCAAAGTCATATTTACTTTCAAATAAGCAGATTTATGATCTCCTATTCCTATCAGGAAATCTCCTGCTACCATTGTATCTCCTTTTTTAAGCATATCACCGTATGCCCCGATCATAGTATTCCAGTTTAGAACACCGCCTAACTCACCATTTATCCATAAAGGATTCTGATCGTCAGGATAGTTTCCTGCTCCTGCCCTGTCTTTTGCCGATATTACTGCACCGCTGTCTGCAAGCATTTTATAAAACCTAAATGCATCTGCAAGTTCTTCTTTTGTAACTCCTACTTTATTATCAGTATTTATCAGCGTTTTTCCATATTTTTGCTCCACATAATATTCCACAAAGAACATAGCACCGCTGTCAGAAGTCACTATATCCAGTGATTTAGTATCCGGACCTATTTTTTGCTTTAATATTTTATCGGCAGCAAGCAGTTCGTCAAATGTTTTAGGTATTTCTATTCCTGCCCTTTCATACAGAGACTTATTAAAGAAAAATGCTCTTCCATTCATTCCCACAGGTATTGCATTAAGTTTTCCGTTTATTGTAGTATAGCTCAGATCTTCTTTTGTATAGTTAGCAAGGTTAAATTCATCTTTTAACAGATTAATATCATAAAAGCCGTCCCCGTTTTTTGAAAAATTAAACAGCCATATATAATCTACCTGCATTATATCAGGTGCTGTATTTCCTGTTAGCTGTGTCGAAAGCTTCTGGAAATAGCCATCTGTACCGCCGTATTCTGCTTTTATTTTTATTCCCGGATTTTTCTCTTCAAAAAGCTTTATAGCATCAAGAGTTGCTTTATGACGTGATTCACTTCCCCACCATAAGAATCTCAGTACTATTTCCTTGCTGCCATCTTTACCGGAAGTATTATTTTTCTCTCCGCAGCTTACGGTTAAAATCAAAATAAGCATTATTAACCAAAATATTTTATTTTTCATATTTTTTCTCCTTATTATATTTATTTCGTTCTCCAAATAAGCAATGAATTCCTGTCTGCATGACCGTATTTTTCATCTGCCTTATACGAAAATAATTTTCATAAGAATATTTAATAACCTATATCGATTCTTTTTCCGTCTATCTTGTCATTTGTTTTAATAATTTTTCCAATTCAGTATATAATCTTTCTCCTGCCTGTTCCGGTGTTAATTCGTTATAATCCACTTTTTGCGTAATTTCCAGTCCCAGCTTTCTTGTTCTTTCGTCTTCTATATAGGGACTTGTTTTTGGTCCGGCGAAAGCCAGTGCTTTTGTAAGTCCTTCCGCAAGAGGCCCTTTTGTCTGTCCTTCCTTTTCCAGTTCGGCAAAAGCACTTTTATTCAAAGGAATTCCTCTTACAGTTCCCAGTATTTTTGCTGCTTCAGGATCTGACAGCATAAAATTCAGAAATTTTGCAGCTTCTTTCGGATATTTTGTATTTTTATTTATTGCAAAAGCCATATTTACTTTTATGAATGTAGATTTATGTTCTCCGATTCCTGTCAGAAAATCTCCCGAGACTAATGTATCGCCCTCTTTAAGCATATTCTCATATTGCCCCACCATTGTATTCCATGTTAAAACAGCTCCCAGCTCGCCGTTTATCCACAAAGGATTCTGATCATCGGGAAAATTTCCCGCTCCCGCTCTGTCTTTTGCCGAAACAACAGCTCCGCTGTCAACCAGCATTTTATAAAACTTAAATGCATCCGCAAGCTCTTCTTTTGTGACCCCTATTGTATTTTCAGCAGTTAATATCGGTTTCCCGTATTTTTGCTCTACATAATATTCTATAAAAAACAATGCTCCGCTGTCAGTAGAAGTAATATCCAGTGATTTGGCATCCTTACTCACTTTTTCTTTAATTACCTTATCCGTGGCAAGTAATTCGTCGAATGTTTTTGGAATTTCCACTCCTGCCTTATCATATAAAGATTTATTAAAGAAAAATGCCCTTCCGTTCATTCCCACAGGTATTGCATTAAGTTTTCCGTTTATAATAGTATAGCTCAAAGCCTGTTCATCATAGTTATCAAGATTAAAATCATCTTTTAATGTATTAATATCGTAAAAACCATCTCCGTTTTTTGAAAAGTTATATAACCAGTTGTAGTCTATCTGCATTATATCCGGTGCTGTATTTCCTGTTATCTGTGTAGAGATTTTCTCAAAATGTCCGTCCCATCCGCTGTATTCTGCTTTTATTTTTACTCCGGGATTTTTTTCCTCATATAGCTTTATTACATCTAAAGTAGCTTTATGACGTGCATCTCCGCCCCACCATGAAAATCTCAGCGTAATTTCTTTTTCTGCTCCCGCACCTTTTGAAGATTCTTTTTTCTCACCACAACTTATTGTTAAAACCAAAATAAGCATCATTAACCAAAATATTCTTTTTCCCATATTTTTTCTCCTTTTATTTTATTTTGACTTTCCAAAAAACATTAACTGCAGATGATTTTATTCGTAATCTTTTTCTACTTTATACTTTGACTTTCTCACTCTTTCATTTAACTTTTCTAAAAATAAATCCTCGTCTATCGGAAACTCCACCCAGTTATCAATAAATGTAGACAGATATACCGCATTTGATATCATTAATTCATTTATTGCATCTGTCCCCGGAGCCAGAAGAGGTGTTCCGTTTATTATTGTATCTATCCAGTCTTTTATTACAAGAACATGCTGTGATTCATCTGATTTTTCCACAGGAACTTCGCATTTCCAATACTCAGGCATTATAAAATTTCCTGTCTTATCGAATCCCTGTACTTTCAGATTTTTATTATATTCTATTTCAGATTCCCGTAATCTGTAGAATTCTATCTGACTGTTTTCTATTATTACTTTTCCTTTATCCCCTGTTATTTCCAGTCTGTTTGAGCCCGGTACTTCGGACACTGAAGATATAAACACGCCAGTAGCCCCGTTTTCATATTCAAAGTAAGCTGTTACTTCGTCTTCTACCTCTATATTTCTGTTTTTCCCAAAATATGCAAAGCCTCTCACTCTTTTCGGCATTCCAAATATCCACTGAAACAGATCCAGCTGATGCGGACATTGATTTATCAATACTCCTCCGCCTTCTCCGCCCCATGTTGCTCTCCATGTCCCGGAATTATAGTAAGCCTGTGTTCTGTACCAGTCTGTTATAATCCAGTTTATTCTCTTTAAAGTTCCCAGTTCGCCGCTGGAAACCAGATCCTTTACTTTTTGATAAAGCGGATTCGTTCTCTGATTAAATACCACTCCAAAAATTTTATCAGATTCAGCAGCCTTTTTATAAAGTCTTCTTACGGCCTTTGTATAAACCCCTATCGGTTTTTCTACCAAAACATGGTATCCGTTATCCAGTGCCTTTTCTGCAAGAACCGGATGCGCATAATGCGGAGTAGCCACTAACACAGCATCAAATTCATGACTTCCAAAAAAGTCCTCTTCTTTTGTAAAGTATTTTAATTTATTCCCATACAGATTTTCTGCTTTTTTTATTTTTTCAGAATCTATATCAAAAACTGCAGTAAGCTGAACATTTGAAAACACACCGCTTTCAAAATTTCTGACATGCATTGATCCTATGTTTCCATAGCCAATGACACCTATTTTTACCAAGTTTTTTCCTCCTTATCATAAATTTTTTCTATTATTTTCAAAGCTTTTATTCCTTCTTTTATGTTTATATAATTATCTGTTTTGTTCAAAATAGATTCATAAAAGTTTTTTATCAGTATTTCATGGGAATTCCCGTAACATTTTTTATTAAATTCATTTTTTGTAAAACT from Sebaldella termitidis ATCC 33386 includes the following:
- a CDS encoding sugar phosphate isomerase/epimerase family protein encodes the protein MNLGIRAHDFTAVSAEELAEKISAKGFKNVQLALPKSFETINSDLGNLSPGFGNYIRNALSEKNIHVAVLSCYFNMVDPDEEFRRHCIDKFKEYIRYASTFGAKIVGSETGSYNRDFSYHEDNHSEKAFQTVKRTIRELADEAEKFGIIIGVENSVTLTIHTPERMKRLLDEIGSNNVQVLYDPIGFIRADEIMNQDEIITRSLDILGDRIAAVHVKDFIVENGERVIVPPGKGILNFELLFKLLKKKKPFIEIILENIEVNEMDKSINYMRGIYEKV
- a CDS encoding SDR family oxidoreductase, translated to MQVPFKINLENKVAVVTGGGGILCAVFAKALAACGAKVAVLDLKKEAADAVADEINKSGGRALGVQANVLDINSLKEAKKTVNEKMGKCDILINGAGGNHPKGNTSKEYFEDGDLDKEDIMTFFDLDPEGIKFVFDLNFIGTLLTTQVFAKDMTGNKESSIINVSSMNAFTPLTKIPAYSGAKAAISNFTQWLAVHFSKSGIRVNAMAPGFFETNQNKALLRNTDGSYSERAEKIISQTPMGRFGEPEELTGTLLWLIEPKASGFVTGVIIPIDGGFLAYSGV
- the uxuA gene encoding mannonate dehydratase, which produces MKMTFRWYGKTDPVSLEYISQIPGMTGVVTAIYDIPVGEVWPLDKITELKEEVNVKNLEMKVIESVPVHEDIKMGLPSREKYIENYKENIRNLAKAGVEVICYNFMPVFDWTRSNLDYKLPDGSTALVYYRDEIEKMDPRKGELSLPGWDASYQKEELNAILDKYKEISEEDLWNNLKYFLEQIIPVAEEVKVKMAIHPDDPPWPIFGLPRIITNEENIDRFLKLYDSEYNGLTLCTGSLGVARDNDMPGMIRRFGKKIHFAHLRNIKIIDDRSFQESAHMSKYGSLDFVEILKAYKETGFTGYARPDHGRMIWGETGRPGYGLYDRALGAVYILGIWETLEKGC
- a CDS encoding carbohydrate ABC transporter permease; translation: MESVGRSKSKTKKTADAAIKYIILIVVGLLMIYPLLWLIGASFKENNEIFSSVGIIPKKFDVTGYINGWKTSTEYTFTKYFMNTFAIVVPKVILTLISCTLAAYGFARFKIPGKKFLFSILIGTLLLPTIVLNIPQYIMYRQIGWLDTYLPLIIPSLLATDTFFVFMLVQFLRGLPIELEEAAKIDGCNSFQTLIYILVPILKPALISVALFQFIWSMNDFMGPLIYISSVEKYPVSIALKMSMDNSAVVQWNQVMAMAVIALVPSIVIFFSAQKYFVEGVSTSGLK
- a CDS encoding carbohydrate ABC transporter permease, whose protein sequence is MKNKINVGLLYILPWILGILLLKIFPFGLSLFLSFTRYDLISSPQFIGIENYVEMFKDELFIKSLLNTIKYVIVTVPLKLAFALFIASILNFKIKGVGIFRTAYYLPSILGGSVAISVLWRFLFADNGLVNIMLKMLHLPTASWMGDQKYALFTIGLLSVWQFGSSMVIFLAALKNIPNTLYEAARIDGASKVRMFFSITFPLLTPVIFFNFIMQMLNAFQEFNAPYIITKGGPLNSTYLYSLLIYDNSFRYFNMGYASALAWFFFIIIMVCTAIVFKSQKYWVYYEDGGNN
- a CDS encoding ABC transporter substrate-binding protein, whose product is MKNKIFWLIMLILILTVSCGEKNNTSGKDGSKEIVLRFLWWGSESRHKATLDAIKLFEEKNPGIKIKAEYGGTDGYFQKLSTQLTGNTAPDIMQVDYIWLFNFSKNGDGFYDINLLKDEFNLANYTKEDLSYTTINGKLNAIPVGMNGRAFFFNKSLYERAGIEIPKTFDELLAADKILKQKIGPDTKSLDIVTSDSGAMFFVEYYVEQKYGKTLINTDNKVGVTKEELADAFRFYKMLADSGAVISAKDRAGAGNYPDDQNPLWINGELGGVLNWNTMIGAYGDMLKKGDTMVAGDFLIGIGDHKSAYLKVNMTLAINKNTKHPKEAAKFLNFLLSDPEAAKILGTVRGIPLNKSAYAELEKEGLTTGPVAEGLTKALNFAGPKKSPYIEDERTRQLGLVITQKLDYNEITPEQAGEQMYTELTKLLEQMTR
- a CDS encoding ABC transporter substrate-binding protein: MGKRIFWLMMLILVLTISCGEKKESSKGAGAEKEITLRFSWWGGDARHKATLDVIKLYEEKNPGVKIKAEYSGWDGHFEKISTQITGNTAPDIMQIDYNWLYNFSKNGDGFYDINTLKDDFNLDNYDEQALSYTIINGKLNAIPVGMNGRAFFFNKSLYDKAGVEIPKTFDELLATDKVIKEKVSKDAKSLDITSTDSGALFFIEYYVEQKYGKPILTAENTIGVTKEELADAFKFYKMLVDSGAVVSAKDRAGAGNFPDDQNPLWINGELGAVLTWNTMVGQYENMLKEGDTLVSGDFLTGIGEHKSTFIKVNMAFAINKNTKYPKEAAKFLNFMLSDPEAAKILGTVRGIPLNKSAFAELEKEGQTKGPLAEGLTKALAFAGPKTSPYIEDERTRKLGLEITQKVDYNELTPEQAGERLYTELEKLLKQMTR
- a CDS encoding Gfo/Idh/MocA family protein — protein: MVKIGVIGYGNIGSMHVRNFESGVFSNVQLTAVFDIDSEKIKKAENLYGNKLKYFTKEEDFFGSHEFDAVLVATPHYAHPVLAEKALDNGYHVLVEKPIGVYTKAVRRLYKKAAESDKIFGVVFNQRTNPLYQKVKDLVSSGELGTLKRINWIITDWYRTQAYYNSGTWRATWGGEGGGVLINQCPHQLDLFQWIFGMPKRVRGFAYFGKNRNIEVEDEVTAYFEYENGATGVFISSVSEVPGSNRLEITGDKGKVIIENSQIEFYRLRESEIEYNKNLKVQGFDKTGNFIMPEYWKCEVPVEKSDESQHVLVIKDWIDTIINGTPLLAPGTDAINELMISNAVYLSTFIDNWVEFPIDEDLFLEKLNERVRKSKYKVEKDYE